In Pseudofrankia saprophytica, one genomic interval encodes:
- the dop gene encoding depupylase/deamidase Dop — MSVRRIMGVETEYGVSVPGQPNTNQMLASSLVVNSYANRAVASGGSRARWDFEEESPLRDARGFEMPREPVVDPSAPANEDDLGLANVILTNGARFYVDHAHPEYSAPECTNPRDVVLWDKSGERVMAEAARRALHVPGTAPVHLYKNNTDNKGVSYGCHENYLMARSTPFGEIVRNLTPFFVTRQVFCGAGRVGVGVDGRTAGYQLSQRADFFEVEVGLETTLKRPIINTRDEPHADPEKYRRLHVIIGDANMSEIATYLKVGTTALVLSMIEDSWLTVDLSVDGPVAALRAVSHDPSLRHQVTLRDGRKMTAIQLQMEYLEQARKYVEDRYGTDADAQTVDILSRWESVLTRLEDDPMTCARELDWVAKLSIAEGYRTRDNLPWNDPRLQLVDLQYHDVRPDKGLYNRLVARGRMDRLVTEEQVVEAMTEPPVDTRAYFRGRCLAQYPQQVAAASWDSVIFDIGRDSLQRVPTLEPLRGTKSHVGALLERCRTAAELVDALSGK, encoded by the coding sequence GTGAGCGTTCGCCGGATCATGGGTGTGGAGACCGAGTACGGCGTCTCGGTGCCTGGTCAGCCCAACACCAACCAGATGCTCGCCTCGTCGTTGGTGGTGAACTCCTACGCCAACCGGGCGGTGGCCAGCGGCGGCAGCCGGGCCCGCTGGGACTTCGAAGAGGAGTCCCCGCTGCGTGACGCCCGCGGCTTCGAGATGCCCCGCGAGCCGGTCGTCGACCCCTCCGCGCCCGCGAACGAGGACGACCTCGGCCTCGCCAACGTCATCCTGACCAACGGCGCCCGGTTCTACGTCGACCACGCCCACCCCGAGTACTCCGCCCCCGAGTGCACCAACCCACGCGACGTGGTGCTCTGGGACAAGTCCGGCGAGCGGGTCATGGCCGAGGCCGCGCGCCGGGCCCTGCACGTCCCCGGGACCGCCCCGGTGCACCTCTACAAGAACAACACGGACAACAAGGGCGTCTCCTACGGCTGCCACGAGAACTACCTCATGGCCCGGTCGACACCGTTCGGTGAGATCGTCCGCAACCTCACCCCGTTCTTCGTCACCCGCCAGGTCTTCTGCGGCGCCGGCCGCGTCGGCGTCGGCGTCGACGGCCGCACCGCCGGCTACCAGCTCAGCCAGCGCGCCGACTTCTTCGAGGTCGAGGTCGGGCTGGAGACCACCCTCAAGCGCCCCATCATCAACACCCGCGACGAGCCGCACGCCGACCCGGAGAAGTACCGCCGGCTGCACGTCATCATCGGCGACGCGAACATGAGCGAGATCGCCACCTACCTCAAGGTCGGCACCACCGCGCTCGTCCTGTCGATGATCGAGGACAGCTGGCTCACCGTCGACCTGTCCGTCGACGGGCCCGTCGCCGCCCTGCGCGCCGTCTCCCACGACCCGAGCCTTCGCCACCAGGTCACCCTGCGCGACGGGCGGAAGATGACCGCCATCCAGCTGCAGATGGAGTACCTCGAACAGGCCCGCAAGTATGTCGAGGACCGCTACGGCACCGACGCCGACGCCCAGACCGTCGACATCCTCTCCCGCTGGGAGTCCGTCCTCACCCGGCTCGAGGACGACCCGATGACCTGCGCCCGCGAGCTCGACTGGGTCGCCAAGCTCTCCATCGCCGAGGGCTACCGCACCCGCGACAACCTGCCCTGGAACGACCCGCGCCTGCAGCTCGTCGACCTGCAGTACCACGACGTCCGCCCCGACAAGGGCCTCTACAACCGGCTCGTAGCCCGCGGCCGGATGGACCGGCTCGTCACCGAGGAACAGGTCGTCGAAGCGATGACCGAGCCCCCCGTGGACACCAGGGCCTACTTCCGCGGCCGCTGCCTCGCGCAGTACCCGCAGCAGGTCGCCGCCGCCAGCTGGGACTCGGTCATCTTCGACATCGGCCGCGACTCGTTGCAACGCGTCCCCACGCTGGAGCCGCTGCGCGGCACCAAGAGCCACGTCGGCGCGCTGCTCGAGCGCTGCCGCACCGCCGCCGAACTCGTCGACGCCCTCTCCGGCAAGTAG
- the prcB gene encoding proteasome subunit beta yields the protein MPDPTSGVAGRLPSVFMMPGTSSFTEFLSLASPDLLPGNRQQLPGPAIEVAHGTTIVAVTFPGGVIMAGDRRATQGNLIATRDVEKVFHADEYSAVGYAGTAGVGADLVKLFQVELEHYEKIEGAVLSLDAKANRLGFMVKGNLPMALQGLAVVPLFAGYDLDSGAGRIFSYDIAAARSEEKGFHSIGSGSLFARGALKKLYKNDLSEERAVRISLEALYDAADDDSATGGPDMARRIFPVVASVTADGFRRYADEEVGAVVDALVADRMTNPGG from the coding sequence GTGCCGGATCCAACTAGTGGTGTAGCTGGGCGTCTACCGTCCGTGTTCATGATGCCGGGAACATCGTCGTTCACCGAGTTCCTGTCGCTCGCGTCGCCAGACCTGCTGCCCGGCAACCGGCAACAGCTGCCGGGGCCGGCGATCGAGGTGGCGCACGGGACGACGATCGTGGCGGTGACCTTCCCCGGCGGCGTGATCATGGCCGGTGACCGCCGGGCGACCCAGGGAAACCTGATCGCGACCAGGGACGTGGAGAAGGTGTTCCACGCCGACGAGTACTCGGCGGTCGGCTACGCCGGCACCGCGGGCGTGGGCGCGGACCTGGTGAAGCTGTTCCAGGTCGAGCTGGAGCACTACGAGAAGATCGAGGGCGCGGTTCTCAGCCTGGACGCGAAGGCGAACCGGCTCGGCTTCATGGTCAAGGGCAACCTGCCGATGGCCCTGCAGGGCCTGGCGGTGGTCCCGCTGTTCGCCGGTTACGACCTGGACAGCGGCGCCGGGCGGATCTTCTCCTACGACATCGCGGCGGCCCGGTCGGAGGAGAAGGGCTTCCACTCGATCGGCTCCGGCTCGCTGTTCGCCAGGGGCGCGCTGAAGAAGCTCTACAAGAATGACCTGTCGGAGGAACGCGCCGTCCGGATCAGCCTGGAGGCGCTCTACGATGCGGCGGACGACGACTCGGCTACCGGTGGGCCGGACATGGCCCGGCGGATCTTCCCGGTGGTCGCGTCCGTCACGGCCGACGGGTTCCGGCGGTACGCCGACGAGGAGGTGGGGGCCGTGGTGGATGCCCTCGTCGCCGACCGCATGACGAACCCTGGAGGATGA
- a CDS encoding ubiquitin-like protein Pup, with amino-acid sequence MPSKDTSGGQTHGTRRDDDIEEVEVEERSASDLKERHEKLSEDVDSLLDEIDDVLEENAEEFVRGYVQKGGQ; translated from the coding sequence ATGCCGAGCAAGGACACCAGCGGGGGCCAGACCCACGGCACCAGGCGCGACGACGACATCGAAGAGGTCGAGGTAGAGGAGCGTTCCGCCTCAGACCTGAAGGAACGCCACGAGAAGCTGTCCGAAGACGTCGACTCGCTCCTCGACGAGATCGACGACGTTCTCGAGGAAAACGCCGAGGAGTTTGTCCGCGGTTATGTCCAGAAGGGCGGTCAGTAG
- a CDS encoding FKBP-type peptidyl-prolyl cis-trans isomerase — protein MTTSLRSVPTPPCVSPAAAAGSAGRGRGRRAVVGGAIAVVLLGAAVAGCSAGSAPDGTAAAPVTTKAPVTEAPTVLPVVGNPTNLTVEPAVGAGAGLPPTALTVKDLVVGQGTQAGLDSTVTVNYIGTLWNTGEKFDASWDQSQPATFPLGQVIAGFAQGIGGSLKDGVEGMRVGGRRLIVIPPALGYGPQGGNGPIKVDDTIVFVVDLLNLEAAGAAGATASPDPAASS, from the coding sequence GTGACGACGAGTCTTCGCTCCGTGCCCACCCCTCCATGCGTGTCCCCGGCGGCCGCGGCCGGTTCCGCCGGTCGGGGGCGCGGTCGGCGGGCCGTCGTCGGCGGCGCCATCGCGGTGGTGCTGCTGGGCGCGGCCGTGGCCGGGTGCAGCGCGGGCAGCGCCCCCGACGGCACCGCCGCGGCACCGGTGACGACGAAGGCACCCGTGACCGAGGCGCCGACCGTGCTGCCGGTCGTGGGCAACCCGACGAACCTGACGGTCGAGCCGGCCGTCGGCGCCGGCGCGGGCCTGCCGCCCACGGCGCTGACCGTGAAGGACCTGGTCGTCGGCCAGGGCACGCAGGCGGGCCTCGACAGCACCGTGACGGTCAACTACATCGGCACCCTGTGGAACACCGGCGAGAAGTTCGACGCCTCATGGGACCAGTCGCAGCCGGCGACGTTCCCGCTGGGCCAGGTCATCGCCGGCTTCGCGCAGGGCATCGGCGGCAGCCTCAAGGACGGCGTCGAGGGCATGCGGGTCGGCGGCCGACGGCTGATCGTCATCCCGCCCGCGCTGGGCTACGGCCCGCAGGGTGGCAACGGTCCGATCAAGGTCGACGACACGATCGTGTTCGTCGTCGACCTGCTCAACCTGGAGGCCGCGGGGGCCGCGGGCGCGACCGCGTCGCCCGACCCGGCGGCGAGCAGCTGA
- a CDS encoding endonuclease VII domain-containing protein produces MSSFAAGKTRSDGLHTYCRPCNNARGYASDQRLHGSTRGRALRSRYRMSEQDLAAMVARQGGLCAICRERPAVHVDHDHRAGWVRGVLCFTCNVGLGNFGDDEARLRLAVRYLRRHRHQSSPSLAAQGFQVCVSCAKRRPFADFAVRRSERLEDGSDGRQPCCATCDEADGGGRDIANRHGLTVSQVGALLASQGGVCAVCRIRPAEHVDHDHASGRIRGILCFTCNTGMGNFGDDPNRLLLAANYLKGDACRIQLVV; encoded by the coding sequence GTGTCCAGCTTCGCGGCGGGCAAGACGCGCTCGGACGGCCTGCACACCTACTGCCGGCCGTGCAACAACGCCCGTGGGTACGCGAGCGACCAGCGTCTGCACGGCAGCACTCGAGGCCGGGCGCTTCGAAGTCGATACCGCATGTCGGAGCAGGACCTCGCGGCGATGGTGGCTCGGCAGGGTGGCCTGTGCGCGATCTGCCGGGAGCGGCCGGCTGTGCACGTGGATCACGACCACCGTGCGGGCTGGGTCCGGGGCGTGCTGTGCTTCACCTGCAACGTTGGGCTGGGGAACTTCGGCGACGACGAGGCCCGGCTGCGGCTGGCGGTCCGGTACCTCAGACGCCACCGTCACCAGAGCTCGCCGTCGCTGGCGGCGCAGGGCTTCCAGGTCTGCGTCTCCTGCGCGAAACGGCGGCCGTTCGCGGACTTCGCTGTGCGGCGTAGTGAGCGGCTCGAGGACGGGAGTGATGGTCGTCAGCCCTGCTGCGCGACGTGCGACGAGGCTGACGGCGGTGGCCGCGACATCGCCAACCGGCACGGCCTGACCGTCAGCCAGGTCGGGGCTCTGCTGGCCTCCCAGGGCGGCGTGTGTGCCGTCTGTCGGATTCGTCCGGCGGAACACGTGGACCACGACCACGCGTCCGGCAGGATCCGTGGCATCTTGTGCTTCACCTGCAACACCGGGATGGGCAACTTCGGGGACGACCCGAACCGCCTGCTGCTGGCGGCGAACTATTTGAAGGGGGATGCGTGCCGGATCCAACTAGTGGTGTAG
- a CDS encoding dienelactone hydrolase family protein, producing MTHAHSTPTEVATPGGAPLTVCAPAGAPRGGVVVIQDARGITPYLSSVCARLAAAGWLAAAPHLYHRQGIAQTPAEGGWATAATDMLAFTGEGIAADVDAALAYLGEAGVAEDNRAIIGFCMGGTVALATAARAPLAAAVSFYGGAVTTPYWDGVAPLVELAPSLRAPWLGLYGEQDALITLAEINALRAAAAGAASPTELVSYPGAGHAFHSDDRAAVYRPEAAADAWSRTLAFLDQHAAQAA from the coding sequence ATGACCCATGCCCACAGCACGCCCACCGAGGTAGCGACCCCCGGTGGCGCGCCACTGACCGTCTGCGCGCCCGCCGGGGCACCGCGCGGCGGCGTCGTCGTCATCCAGGACGCCCGCGGCATCACGCCGTACCTGAGCTCCGTCTGCGCCCGGCTCGCCGCCGCCGGCTGGCTCGCCGCCGCGCCGCACCTGTACCACCGGCAGGGGATCGCGCAGACCCCCGCGGAGGGCGGCTGGGCGACCGCCGCTACCGACATGCTCGCGTTCACCGGCGAGGGCATCGCCGCCGACGTCGACGCGGCCCTGGCCTACCTGGGCGAGGCCGGCGTCGCCGAGGACAACCGCGCGATCATCGGCTTCTGCATGGGCGGCACCGTCGCGCTCGCCACCGCCGCCCGCGCACCGCTCGCCGCCGCGGTCTCGTTCTACGGTGGCGCGGTCACCACCCCCTACTGGGACGGCGTCGCGCCGCTCGTCGAACTCGCCCCGTCGCTGCGCGCCCCTTGGCTCGGCCTCTACGGCGAACAGGACGCGCTGATCACGCTGGCGGAGATCAACGCGCTGCGGGCGGCCGCGGCGGGGGCGGCGAGCCCCACCGAACTCGTCAGCTATCCCGGCGCCGGCCATGCCTTCCACAGCGACGACCGGGCCGCCGTCTACCGCCCCGAGGCCGCCGCCGACGCCTGGTCGCGCACCCTCGCCTTCCTCGACCAGCACGCCGCCCAGGCGGCGTAA
- a CDS encoding helix-turn-helix transcriptional regulator, with protein sequence MSRRRLERLLNLTMCLMATSRFLTVSEIGDMVEGYEPGRDGDEHEAFRRMFERDKQYLRDLGIPLETGADSYGDEVGYRIRRDDYALPEIRLTPDEAAALALATRLWSTASLAAPAASALRKLAAGGAATSPGLGPGPRGADPGAPAGAPGPAELFGLDGLEPRVDAAEAAFEPCLAAVRERRAVRFPYRKPGDAEPAERLVEPWGVLSWRGRWYLAGHDRRRGAPRVFRLSRVTGPVRP encoded by the coding sequence GTGTCCCGTCGACGGCTGGAGCGGCTGCTCAACCTGACGATGTGCCTGATGGCGACGTCGAGGTTCCTGACCGTGTCCGAGATCGGCGACATGGTCGAGGGCTACGAGCCGGGACGCGACGGTGACGAGCACGAGGCGTTCCGCCGGATGTTCGAGCGGGACAAGCAGTACCTGCGCGACCTGGGCATCCCGCTGGAGACCGGGGCGGACTCCTACGGTGACGAGGTCGGGTACCGGATCCGCCGCGACGACTACGCGCTGCCCGAGATCCGGCTGACCCCGGACGAGGCGGCGGCGCTGGCGCTCGCCACCCGGCTGTGGTCGACCGCCTCGCTGGCGGCGCCGGCGGCGAGCGCGCTGCGCAAGCTCGCCGCTGGGGGAGCCGCCACCAGCCCCGGCCTGGGTCCCGGTCCACGCGGCGCCGACCCCGGCGCACCGGCCGGCGCGCCGGGGCCGGCGGAGCTGTTCGGCCTCGACGGGCTCGAGCCGCGCGTCGACGCCGCAGAGGCGGCGTTCGAGCCGTGCCTGGCGGCCGTGCGGGAACGACGCGCGGTGCGCTTCCCGTACCGCAAGCCGGGCGACGCCGAACCGGCGGAGCGCCTCGTCGAGCCGTGGGGCGTGCTGTCCTGGCGTGGCCGCTGGTATCTGGCCGGGCATGACCGCCGACGCGGCGCGCCCCGGGTGTTCCGCCTGTCCCGGGTGACGGGGCCGGTGCGCCC
- a CDS encoding WYL domain-containing protein, with product SSVPDRVRTATLAVRVGAGHALRRRGRPVAAPDPAGAPAESGTPPAAGEAAGVWPGVGADMDVLRIGFADVERMARWVAGYGADVVALDPPDVRAEVVRRLRAAADGAAASAASPPAAGAAGTTDSASGGAPAPAAGGGDGGRRRADGPAPVRTTGRAPGEAPSDDRLSRLLALVPWLRARPGVSVDAAAEAFGITARQLRDDLDLLFICGLPGGAPGDLIDISYEGGQITVVDPQTLDRPLRLTVDEATALVVAARALADLPGLAGRAALERAVERIEAAIGSRPAERVGVQLDPPNEVLTVLQRALRERRRVHLRYLVWSRDELTERDVDPMRLLSMDGHWYLEGWCHRAEAVRMFRLDSIVGGAAGVRVLDERAAPPPDAAVRDLSAGVFAPGPGDLLAVVDLSAAARWAADHYPVESTAELPGGGLRMTLYATGTAWLRRLLLGLGGDARVVGPPTLVTEIHDAAAKALTAYDAPSS from the coding sequence CGTCCTCCGTGCCGGACCGGGTGCGCACCGCGACGCTGGCGGTCCGGGTCGGCGCCGGCCACGCGCTGCGCCGCCGCGGCCGCCCCGTCGCGGCGCCGGACCCGGCCGGCGCCCCCGCCGAGTCCGGCACGCCGCCCGCGGCGGGGGAGGCCGCCGGGGTGTGGCCAGGGGTCGGCGCGGACATGGACGTGTTGCGGATCGGCTTCGCCGACGTCGAGCGGATGGCTCGCTGGGTGGCCGGCTACGGCGCCGACGTCGTCGCCCTGGACCCGCCGGACGTGCGCGCCGAGGTCGTCCGCAGGCTGCGCGCCGCCGCCGACGGCGCGGCCGCCTCGGCCGCGTCCCCGCCCGCCGCCGGTGCGGCAGGTACCACGGACTCGGCCAGCGGCGGCGCTCCAGCCCCTGCCGCGGGCGGCGGCGATGGCGGGCGCCGGCGCGCCGACGGGCCGGCGCCGGTCCGGACGACCGGGCGGGCGCCCGGCGAGGCGCCGTCGGACGACCGGCTCTCCCGCCTGCTGGCGCTGGTGCCATGGCTGCGCGCGCGGCCGGGCGTCTCCGTGGACGCCGCCGCCGAGGCGTTCGGGATCACCGCCCGCCAGCTGCGCGACGACCTGGACCTGCTGTTCATCTGCGGCCTGCCCGGCGGCGCACCCGGTGACCTGATCGACATCAGCTACGAGGGCGGGCAGATCACGGTCGTCGACCCGCAGACCCTGGACCGGCCGCTGCGCCTGACCGTGGACGAGGCGACCGCCCTGGTCGTCGCCGCGCGGGCACTCGCCGACCTGCCGGGACTCGCCGGCCGGGCGGCGCTGGAACGGGCGGTCGAGCGGATCGAGGCGGCGATCGGCAGCCGTCCCGCCGAGCGGGTCGGCGTCCAGCTCGACCCGCCGAACGAGGTGCTCACCGTGCTGCAGCGCGCGCTGCGGGAGCGGCGCCGGGTGCATCTGCGCTACCTGGTCTGGTCGCGCGACGAGCTCACCGAGCGCGACGTCGACCCGATGCGGCTGCTGTCGATGGACGGGCACTGGTACCTGGAGGGCTGGTGCCACCGCGCCGAGGCGGTGCGGATGTTCCGCCTCGACTCGATCGTCGGGGGCGCCGCCGGGGTGCGCGTGCTGGACGAGCGGGCTGCCCCGCCGCCGGACGCCGCCGTCCGCGACCTGAGCGCCGGGGTGTTCGCCCCGGGCCCCGGGGACCTGCTCGCCGTCGTCGACCTGTCCGCCGCCGCCCGCTGGGCGGCCGACCACTACCCGGTCGAGTCGACCGCCGAGCTGCCCGGCGGCGGGCTGCGCATGACGCTGTACGCCACCGGGACGGCGTGGCTGCGCCGCCTGCTGCTCGGCCTGGGCGGCGACGCCAGGGTCGTCGGGCCGCCCACCCTCGTCACCGAGATCCACGACGCCGCGGCCAAGGCCCTCACGGCCTACGACGCGCCCTCGTCCTGA
- the tatC gene encoding twin-arginine translocase subunit TatC, with product MPGIPTPRRIASSVNDRRTRTVEDSRMPLTEHLRELRNRLFKSLLAFLAALVVAFVFKNTIMHWLTGPYCDLPAKLRAQQAGANCQLYFFDITGAFMIELKVAAIAAAVLSAPVWLYQLWSFITPGLHQHERRWSLTFVSISLVLFAVGGVFAYLTLETGLRLLLGFGGEHLVSLLSAEKYLSYVIAMLLIFGISFEVPLLICLLNLAGLVTTKRLRSWRRAEIFLTFVFAAIVTPSQDPFTMLALGLPMILLYEVALFIGWLNDRRKKLRGDTSAYAEFDDDAATPLDFDDSGEARRLATLTEQAQQEGRAGRKARKQLAALAQVGPADSAGSAGGDVT from the coding sequence GTGCCTGGCATCCCCACGCCGCGGCGCATCGCCTCGTCCGTCAACGACCGGCGTACCCGCACGGTCGAGGACAGCCGGATGCCGCTCACCGAGCATCTGCGTGAGCTGCGCAACCGGCTGTTCAAGTCGCTGCTGGCGTTCCTCGCCGCCCTGGTCGTGGCCTTCGTCTTCAAGAACACGATCATGCACTGGCTGACGGGGCCGTACTGCGACCTGCCGGCGAAGCTGCGCGCGCAGCAGGCCGGCGCGAACTGCCAGCTGTACTTCTTCGACATCACCGGCGCCTTCATGATCGAGCTGAAGGTGGCCGCGATCGCGGCCGCGGTGCTCTCCGCGCCCGTCTGGCTCTACCAGCTCTGGTCGTTCATCACGCCGGGCCTGCACCAGCACGAGCGGCGCTGGTCGCTGACGTTCGTGTCCATCTCGCTGGTGCTGTTCGCGGTCGGCGGGGTCTTCGCGTACCTGACGCTGGAGACCGGGCTCAGGCTGCTGCTCGGCTTCGGCGGCGAGCACCTGGTCAGCCTCCTGTCCGCGGAGAAGTACCTCAGCTATGTGATCGCGATGCTGCTCATCTTCGGCATCTCGTTCGAGGTCCCGCTGCTGATCTGCCTGCTCAACCTGGCCGGGCTGGTGACCACGAAGCGGCTGCGGTCGTGGCGGCGGGCCGAGATCTTCCTGACCTTCGTGTTCGCGGCGATCGTGACGCCGAGCCAGGACCCGTTCACGATGCTGGCGCTCGGCCTGCCGATGATCCTGCTGTACGAGGTGGCGCTGTTCATCGGTTGGCTCAACGACCGGCGCAAGAAGCTGCGCGGGGACACGTCCGCCTACGCGGAGTTCGACGACGACGCGGCCACGCCGCTGGACTTCGACGACTCCGGCGAGGCGCGCCGCCTGGCGACGCTCACGGAGCAGGCCCAGCAGGAGGGCCGCGCCGGCCGCAAGGCGCGCAAGCAGCTCGCCGCGCTCGCCCAGGTCGGCCCGGCCGACTCGGCCGGCTCCGCGGGCGGCGACGTTACCTGA
- the tatA gene encoding Sec-independent protein translocase subunit TatA, translated as MPNLGTTEIIIIAIVVLVLFGAKKLPEASRSLGRSLRIFKAETKGLREDDATPTPAPSPQPVATPRAELETSEVDALRKRVAELERDAATPASSTNGAGPVEAQQQH; from the coding sequence ATGCCGAACCTGGGTACGACCGAGATCATTATCATCGCGATCGTCGTGCTGGTGCTGTTCGGGGCGAAGAAGCTGCCTGAGGCCTCGCGGTCGCTCGGCCGCTCGCTGCGGATCTTCAAGGCGGAGACCAAGGGCCTGCGCGAGGACGACGCGACGCCGACCCCGGCGCCGTCGCCGCAGCCGGTCGCCACCCCGAGGGCCGAGCTGGAGACCTCGGAGGTCGACGCGCTGCGCAAGCGGGTCGCGGAGCTCGAGCGCGACGCCGCCACGCCGGCCTCGTCGACCAACGGCGCCGGCCCGGTCGAGGCCCAGCAGCAGCACTGA
- the prcA gene encoding proteasome subunit alpha, producing the protein MTMPFGGYASPEQWVRDKSEYARKGIARGRSVVIVTYADGILFVAENPSTTLHKISEVYDRIAFAAVGKYNEFENLRTAGIRLTDMKGYTYDRRDVTGRALANAYAQTLGAIFTESVKPYEVEIVVAEVGQTPESDQIYRLTYDGSIADERGFVAIGGQSEQVNTSLREHHTAGQPLAATLRVAVTALTASVQPGPGAAAGNGERVLTSANLEVAVLDRTRARRQFKRIVGAQLEGLLAETAESPA; encoded by the coding sequence GTGACCATGCCGTTCGGCGGCTACGCAAGCCCGGAGCAGTGGGTCCGGGACAAGTCCGAGTACGCCCGTAAGGGCATCGCTCGAGGCCGCAGCGTCGTGATCGTCACCTATGCGGACGGCATCCTGTTCGTGGCCGAGAACCCGTCCACGACGCTGCACAAGATCAGCGAGGTGTACGACCGGATCGCGTTCGCCGCGGTCGGCAAGTACAACGAGTTCGAGAACCTGCGGACGGCCGGGATCCGGCTGACCGACATGAAGGGTTACACCTACGACCGGCGGGACGTGACAGGCCGGGCGCTGGCGAACGCCTACGCGCAGACCCTCGGCGCCATCTTCACGGAGTCGGTCAAGCCGTACGAGGTGGAGATCGTCGTCGCGGAGGTCGGGCAGACGCCGGAGTCGGACCAGATCTACCGGCTGACCTACGACGGCTCGATCGCCGACGAGCGGGGTTTCGTGGCGATCGGCGGCCAGTCCGAGCAGGTGAACACGTCGCTGCGTGAGCACCACACCGCCGGCCAGCCGCTGGCGGCGACGTTGCGGGTCGCGGTGACGGCGCTTACCGCCAGCGTCCAGCCCGGCCCCGGTGCGGCGGCGGGCAACGGCGAGCGGGTGCTCACGTCGGCCAACCTGGAGGTGGCGGTGCTCGACCGCACCCGGGCGCGCCGCCAGTTCAAGCGCATCGTGGGCGCCCAGCTCGAGGGCCTGCTCGCGGAGACGGCCGAGAGCCCGGCCTGA
- the pafA gene encoding Pup--protein ligase, which produces MDRRIFGLENEYGVTCVFRGQRRLSPDEVARYLFRRVVSWGRSSNVFLKNGARLYLDVGSHPEYATPECDSVPDLVTHDKAGERILEGLLVEAERRLREEGIAGDIHLFKNNTDSAGNSYGCHENYLVGRHGEFSRLADVLVPFLVSRQILCGAGKVLQTPRGAVYCISQRAEHIWESVSSATTRSRPIINTRDEPHADAERFRRLHVIVGDSNMSETTMLLKVGATDLVLRMVEAGVVLRDMTLENPIRAIREVSHDMTCQRKIRLANGREVSALDIQREYYAKAVEFVDRRGGDAVAKRVLDLWGRTLLAIETDDLELVAREIDWVTKYVLIDRFRARHDVSLASPRVAELDLKYHDIHRDRGLYYRMEKAGLVERVTRDLDVFEAKSKPPQTTRARLRGEFIKRAQEKRRDFTVDWVHLKLNDQAQRTVLCKDPFRSVDDRVDKLIASM; this is translated from the coding sequence GTGGATCGCCGCATCTTCGGCCTGGAGAACGAGTACGGCGTCACCTGCGTGTTCCGCGGCCAGCGGCGGCTGAGCCCGGACGAGGTGGCCCGCTACCTGTTCCGACGGGTCGTGTCCTGGGGCCGCAGCAGCAACGTCTTCCTGAAGAACGGGGCGCGCCTGTACCTGGATGTGGGTAGTCATCCCGAGTACGCCACCCCGGAATGTGACTCCGTGCCGGACCTCGTCACCCATGACAAGGCCGGGGAGCGCATTTTGGAGGGCCTGCTCGTGGAGGCCGAGCGACGGCTGCGCGAGGAGGGCATCGCCGGCGACATCCACCTGTTCAAGAACAACACCGACTCGGCGGGCAACAGCTACGGCTGCCACGAGAACTACCTGGTCGGCCGGCACGGCGAGTTCTCCCGGCTCGCCGACGTGCTCGTCCCGTTCCTGGTGAGCCGCCAGATCCTCTGTGGGGCCGGCAAGGTGCTGCAGACGCCGCGTGGCGCCGTGTACTGCATCTCCCAGCGTGCCGAGCACATCTGGGAGTCGGTGTCGAGCGCGACGACCCGGTCGCGCCCGATCATCAACACCCGCGACGAGCCGCACGCGGACGCCGAGCGTTTCCGCCGGCTGCACGTCATCGTCGGCGACTCGAACATGTCCGAGACGACGATGCTGCTCAAGGTCGGCGCGACGGACCTGGTGCTGCGCATGGTCGAGGCGGGCGTCGTGCTGCGTGACATGACGCTGGAGAACCCGATCCGCGCCATCCGCGAGGTCAGCCACGACATGACCTGCCAGCGCAAGATCCGGCTGGCGAACGGTCGGGAGGTCAGCGCGCTCGACATCCAGCGGGAGTACTACGCCAAGGCGGTGGAGTTCGTCGACCGCCGCGGCGGCGACGCGGTCGCGAAGCGGGTGCTCGACCTGTGGGGCCGCACCCTGCTGGCGATCGAGACCGACGACCTGGAGCTGGTCGCCCGCGAGATCGACTGGGTGACGAAGTACGTCCTGATCGACCGCTTCCGCGCCCGCCACGACGTGTCGCTGGCCTCGCCGCGGGTCGCCGAGCTCGACCTGAAGTACCACGACATCCACCGCGACCGCGGGCTGTACTACCGGATGGAGAAGGCGGGCCTGGTCGAGCGGGTCACCCGTGACCTCGACGTCTTCGAGGCGAAGTCGAAGCCGCCGCAGACCACCCGGGCGCGGCTGCGCGGGGAGTTCATCAAGCGGGCGCAGGAGAAGCGCCGCGACTTCACCGTCGACTGGGTGCACCTGAAGCTCAACGACCAGGCCCAGCGCACGGTCCTGTGCAAGGACCCGTTCCGCTCCGTCGACGACCGCGTGGACAAGCTGATCGCCAGCATGTGA